Proteins from a single region of Pseudomonadota bacterium:
- a CDS encoding cytochrome c peroxidase: MSARAAFSALGLLVLLACGVPASATQAPWSDAERWLLRSLSILPSPSLPVPPSPSNALADSPAAAALGEILFFDTRLSANGEVSCATCHRPTRAFADSTARSQGLSSTARNAPTVLGGAYQRWLYWDGRRDSLWSQALTPIEHPDEQGLGRVAVLALVAQDTTYRDAWRRLFDEAPLDVSDMQRYPRHATPRGDAPALAAWRRMAPADREQVDAAFARVGKAIAAYERTLSPAPSRFDRYVDAVLAGDETGGEYLDDQERLGLRLFIGERAQCTQCHNGPMLSNGGFHNIGLVAQTATATTADLGRAAAVREVQEDPFNCLGPHSDAPAEACAELRFMKQRGAELLGAFRVPTLRNVARTAPYMHDGRFADLPTVLAHYVAAPTQVLGHQELDPLRLSAEELAALIAFLRALSGEELASGVASGT; this comes from the coding sequence GTGAGTGCGCGGGCTGCCTTCTCGGCGCTAGGGTTGCTAGTGCTGCTCGCCTGCGGGGTCCCTGCAAGCGCGACGCAAGCGCCCTGGAGTGATGCGGAGCGTTGGCTCCTGCGCAGCCTCAGCATCTTGCCGAGCCCCAGCCTGCCTGTTCCTCCGAGTCCGTCCAACGCCCTCGCTGATTCCCCCGCCGCGGCGGCCCTCGGGGAGATCTTGTTCTTCGACACGCGCCTGAGCGCAAACGGTGAGGTCTCGTGTGCTACCTGCCACCGGCCGACCCGTGCCTTCGCCGATAGCACGGCACGCTCGCAAGGCTTGAGCTCAACTGCCCGCAACGCGCCCACCGTGCTGGGCGGTGCGTATCAGCGTTGGCTTTACTGGGACGGGCGTCGCGACAGCCTATGGTCCCAGGCGCTCACGCCGATCGAACACCCCGACGAGCAGGGGCTGGGCCGCGTGGCCGTGCTCGCGCTGGTGGCGCAAGACACCACCTATCGGGATGCTTGGCGTCGCCTGTTCGACGAGGCGCCCCTCGATGTATCCGATATGCAGCGCTATCCCCGCCACGCCACTCCGCGCGGTGATGCGCCTGCGCTCGCGGCCTGGCGACGTATGGCACCGGCCGACCGGGAGCAGGTCGATGCTGCCTTCGCGCGCGTAGGAAAGGCAATCGCCGCCTACGAGCGCACCCTGTCACCCGCGCCATCGCGCTTCGATCGATACGTCGACGCCGTGTTGGCGGGGGATGAGACCGGGGGTGAGTACCTCGACGATCAGGAGCGATTGGGCCTAAGGCTATTTATCGGTGAGCGGGCCCAGTGCACCCAGTGTCACAACGGTCCGATGCTCAGCAATGGTGGTTTCCACAACATAGGCCTTGTCGCCCAAACGGCCACCGCTACCACAGCGGACCTCGGCCGGGCGGCGGCGGTGCGCGAAGTGCAGGAAGATCCCTTTAACTGTCTTGGACCGCACAGTGATGCACCGGCCGAGGCCTGTGCCGAACTGCGCTTCATGAAGCAGCGCGGTGCGGAGCTGCTCGGCGCCTTTCGCGTTCCCACGCTGCGCAACGTGGCGCGCACGGCGCCCTACATGCACGACGGGCGCTTTGCCGACCTGCCGACGGTGCTCGCCCACTACGTGGCAGCACCCACTCAGGTGCTCGGGCACCAGGAACTCGATCCCCTGCGCCTGAGCGCCGAGGAGTTGGCCGCTTTGATCGCGTTTCTCAGGGCCCTGAGCGGTGAGGAGCTCGCCAGCGGTGTCGCCTCGGGCACGTGA
- a CDS encoding cis-3-hydroxy-L-proline dehydratase: MKLAEIRVYQVDLPLVEGRYSWSEGKFVEVFDSTVVEMIGDDGRYGIGEVCPLGPFYLPAFGPGARAGIGELAPSLLGQDPTALGPINRLMDRALLGHPYVKSAIDMACWDLFGKVCERPVCDLLGGRHGEHVVLYRAISQRSVEEMAQNVAEHRAAGYTKFQLKVGGEPSTDIARIHAAADVLCEGELLVADANTGWRVDDALRVVHAVRDRDVYIEQPCRSYEHCLTVRRKTALPFILDENITDLGAFMRGHHDGAMDAINLKISKVGGLSKARQIRDLCVSLNVPMTLEDSWGGDIITAAIAHLAHSTPEPLRFSATDFNSYVTVSHASGAPTRVDGRIQASRAPGLGVEPRREVLGEPLAVYSA, from the coding sequence TTGAAGTTAGCTGAGATTCGCGTCTATCAGGTTGATCTTCCGCTGGTGGAGGGCCGCTACAGCTGGTCTGAAGGCAAGTTCGTCGAGGTGTTCGACAGTACGGTCGTAGAGATGATCGGCGACGACGGTCGCTACGGCATCGGCGAAGTCTGCCCCCTCGGTCCCTTTTACCTGCCGGCATTCGGGCCAGGTGCTCGCGCAGGCATCGGTGAGCTCGCGCCGAGCTTGCTGGGGCAGGACCCTACCGCCCTCGGGCCGATTAATCGCCTTATGGACCGCGCCCTGCTCGGACATCCCTACGTCAAGTCCGCCATCGACATGGCCTGCTGGGACCTGTTCGGCAAGGTCTGCGAAAGGCCCGTCTGTGACTTGCTGGGAGGGCGCCATGGCGAACACGTCGTGCTCTATCGAGCGATTAGTCAACGCTCCGTGGAGGAGATGGCGCAGAACGTCGCCGAGCATCGCGCCGCGGGGTACACGAAGTTTCAGCTGAAAGTGGGCGGCGAACCGTCGACGGATATCGCGCGTATCCACGCAGCCGCCGATGTGCTTTGCGAGGGTGAGCTACTAGTCGCCGATGCCAACACAGGCTGGCGCGTAGACGATGCCTTGCGCGTGGTGCATGCGGTGCGTGATCGCGATGTGTACATCGAGCAGCCCTGCCGAAGCTACGAGCACTGCCTCACGGTGCGGCGCAAAACAGCGCTTCCCTTCATTTTGGATGAGAACATCACCGATCTCGGGGCGTTTATGCGCGGTCATCACGACGGCGCCATGGACGCGATCAACTTGAAGATCTCCAAGGTGGGCGGCCTGAGCAAGGCGCGGCAAATCCGCGATCTGTGCGTCTCCCTAAACGTGCCGATGACCCTGGAGGACAGCTGGGGCGGTGACATCATTACCGCGGCGATCGCCCATCTCGCCCACTCCACGCCGGAGCCGTTGCGCTTCTCAGCCACAGACTTCAATAGCTACGTCACGGTGAGTCATGCCAGTGGTGCGCCGACGCGCGTAGACGGTCGTATTCAGGCCTCGCGAGCCCCGGGGCTTGGCGTCGAACCGCGACGCGAGGTGCTCGGCGAGCCGCTGGCTGTGTACAGCGCCTAG
- a CDS encoding ornithine cyclodeaminase family protein, producing MELRVFDAQAVVQGTPWVPMIDAIRDAFRAEGVSPTRHHHAVPSAQPSDEDLTLLLMPAWHGRGGAFGLKVAALSSANASVGLPTLHGVYLLFEPGTGVPRALLDAGELTARRTAAASALASRYLSREDSHTLFIIGTGRVARQLVSAHCAVRPIREVRVWGRRPERAQALADAITADLGEGQRCTTVSDVASGAAGADIISAATSARSPLLRGDWVQEGTHVDLVGAYTPAMCEADPALVARADRVFIDTWEGARDEAGDLLQAISAGAFSFDSVAGDLYQMCAGDGCLRRSAGEITLYKSVGTALQDLAAAELCVRGAA from the coding sequence ATGGAGCTGCGGGTGTTCGACGCGCAAGCGGTGGTTCAGGGGACGCCCTGGGTGCCCATGATCGATGCGATCCGCGACGCCTTCCGGGCCGAAGGCGTCTCGCCGACGCGCCACCACCACGCGGTACCCAGTGCCCAGCCGAGTGACGAGGATCTCACCTTGCTGCTGATGCCCGCCTGGCACGGTCGGGGCGGTGCCTTTGGGCTCAAGGTGGCAGCCCTGTCCTCAGCCAATGCATCCGTTGGGTTGCCCACCTTGCACGGTGTCTATCTCCTGTTCGAGCCCGGTACGGGCGTACCGCGGGCCCTTCTCGACGCCGGGGAGCTCACCGCCCGACGCACTGCGGCCGCCTCGGCCTTGGCATCGCGCTACCTCTCGCGCGAGGACTCGCACACGCTCTTTATCATCGGCACGGGTCGAGTGGCGCGGCAGCTGGTAAGCGCGCACTGCGCGGTGAGGCCGATCCGAGAGGTGCGCGTATGGGGGCGTCGGCCGGAGCGGGCGCAAGCCTTGGCGGACGCCATCACGGCGGACCTAGGCGAGGGGCAGCGGTGCACGACCGTGTCCGATGTGGCGAGCGGCGCGGCGGGCGCGGACATCATCAGCGCTGCCACGTCGGCCCGGTCACCGCTCCTACGCGGCGATTGGGTGCAGGAGGGTACGCACGTCGATCTTGTGGGGGCTTACACGCCCGCTATGTGTGAGGCGGACCCGGCGCTCGTCGCGCGGGCCGATCGGGTGTTCATCGACACCTGGGAGGGCGCGCGCGATGAGGCGGGTGATCTCCTGCAGGCGATATCCGCCGGTGCGTTTTCCTTCGATTCGGTAGCGGGCGATCTGTACCAGATGTGCGCCGGTGATGGATGCCTGCGCCGTAGCGCGGGCGAGATCACCCTGTACAAGTCCGTCGGCACTGCCCTGCAGGACCTTGCTGCGGCCGAGCTCTGCGTACGCGGTGCCGCCTAG